The Megachile rotundata isolate GNS110a chromosome 11, iyMegRotu1, whole genome shotgun sequence genome includes a region encoding these proteins:
- the Nup98-96 gene encoding nuclear pore complex protein Nup98-96 isoform X3, with amino-acid sequence MFGQSGNTSFTGFNAATQSSPFGQSAFGKPITTTSFGTGTAPVFGSNNASLFSSKPAGSTTGGLFGNTTTPPAFTQPSFGGFGTTNTNTNLFGSQQTASTNLFGTNTATSAFGQSNKPGFNFGGNSGTNLFGQPQQSTQQTTPFGQTNTAGNTNLFGTTPGFGSTNTTTTAMTGTVVKFTPVITTDSMSKNGISHTISARHCCIASMKEYESKCYEELRFEDYSVGRKGPSTGIFGTPAQPSPFGTAGAGTSTATTGFGGMSSGFGTTTQSGSSGLFGKPMTNFGTPATTTTNNFAFNSTPNTNLFGSNTQNKPFGTAPTPLFATSNTNQTAGAGFGGINTAQNTSFGSTFGSTQPNQSIGLFNQNKSAFNVPATSSSTGFTAFGPPASNTGTSLFGTKPAGTTGFGTTPTFGSTTTSTFGNATGFTGGQNPGSSLFNTPFKPAGQTTGFSFGTTTAPTTGLGTNTGLPLGGGNTLFGQQKPGGLFGNTGSNTTFNSSTSFGSSTFGTGLNVGSGIGMGLVGTGTANNQVKSSGTVPVHQQILALVSAPFGDSPLLKNLLPASGKTEELLKPANTPSKIINGAQYKVTADNKSPKIKAKVVTPAQLSKKSMFEGLEDEDPLSEAFQPRPNAKRLVLRPKSISNSIVSSSTENSPTGKSVQAGRAEEKDTLSNSYIQNTTVESVDKENHNQDNNRHLANDRRSSTSWLKTSITRNSTTKNSDDDIYEGERSPFSGPNVSSEGVINNTITELRPYANANHGDHSCAEINTSADTSLKNTSANDKNCTDNISQITDSSHELDDSSFSINQTPNWKMNAANVILKRVGYYTIPPLDKLDDYVRGETCIVPHFTVGRTGYGNVYFPDSFDIYGLNLDEIVHFRHKEVIIYPDDEKKPPVGQGLNRKAQVTLDRVWPHDKSLHKPITDPRRLSAMDYEEKLRRVSAKHDTRFLEYRPETGSWVFKVDHFSKYGLSDSDEDDSNGPPINDPKRLKLSNAAQKTANKLEQSKVPNQNKDAAVNNKDGVEFFMIDGVLFDRKATKLYRNRSHRTDRKQVEEQLPVSPTGDNARILGTDSHKLQLMKASFFDSSDEEINEVYDQDSHRALFPPGYKGTVRSFNDSLQKLDETEKYELTYSPTPRLNLTVQRTQSMIYDDEPIISKTGSKLKDITPTKTSMIYRKSFPDPLITPVTSILKLRSEVIPFSKSIIHMLEARCIAGTEIQFGRKFKPSWGRGLTLLTLSTQEQAVKVLLHSPFKEIGSYVGGRALEDTSSAAIVQRIQILGGSGTDEEQEILTTALSSFKKSIEGHLKLQLAQRLINHEADCPLFVVDTNVNKASIALHEHCSLAEEFADQDRKDCFAAYVVNVWKLCVALWGILPELSTENTGDHAVVVARREAIGEWLKNFIRRSLEQQKDTNITNDERILLLLSSFELEEACEAARKTGDHCLALLMAQLRSGMPVKALIKHQIALWQDADVDENISVDRLKLYALIAGEPLVSSKHGHINVCEGLDWKRALAAHLWYFSSPVASIRDALEQYEEAFDPIKNEYPYAAAPTPEYKGDHYEIETTNNKPIYDLCFHLLKLFCTGNHALGELLNPATHTADPLDYRLSWLVQQVLLALGYSYLSEHVATLTHINFATQLEAYGLWHWAIFVMLHIKDAGKRKTAVMSLLQRHIEIDDIDDYVEQEKFLKEELGIPSIWIHRAKAMKSCSAKRYGKAAFYFIKAEQWDTAHEIIIEHLAADAIINENYEYLCHLLRPLTPLKHSSTISKWSCQGELLWEYMEITMDIESLLRGVDPRGINCKLESVKQRLKQLSYNINHFPCPTAKHRLCQAEIAKRTLHLARSLLQSNGCKSTSILQLVSHLPLPEDYAQQELRPIVNLRVYENI; translated from the exons ATGTTTGGACAATCAGGGAATACGTCATTCA CTGGTTTCAACGCAGCAACGCAGTCCAGTCCATTTGGACAATCCGCGTTTGGTAAACCAATTACTACAACAAGCTTCGGCACTGGCACAGCACCAGTCTTTGGCAGCAACAATGCCTCTTTGTTTAGCTCAAAACCTGCAGGCTCTACCACTGGTGGCTTGTTTGGTAATACTACAACACCGCCTGCATTCACTCAACCATCTTTTGGAG GGTTTGGTACAACTAACACTAACACCAATTTATTTGGTAGCCAGCAGACTGCAAGCACAAATCTTTTTGGTACAAATACTGCAACTTCTGCTTTTGGACAATCAAATAAGCCAGGATTTAATTTTGGTGGAAACTCTGGGACAAATTTATTTGGACAGCCCCAACAGTCGACTCAACAAACTACACCTTTTGGACAAACTAACACTGCTGGAAACACAAATTTATTTGGAACAACACCTG GTTTTGGTAGTACAAATACCACCACCACTGCTATGACTGGTACTGTAGTTAAATTCACTCCTGTCATTACTACTGACTCCATGTCGAAAAATGGTATATCTCACACAATATCGGCGAGACATTGCTGTATCGCATCGATGAAAGAATACGAATCAAAGTGTTACGAGGAGTTACGTTTCGAAGATTATTCCGTTGGACGAAAAG GGCCCAGTACAGGAATTTTTGGTACTCCCGCACAACCTTCACCTTTTGGTACTGCAGGGGCAGGTACTAGTACAGCAACGACGG GTTTTGGTGGAATGAGCAGTGGCTTTGGAACGACTACTCAATCTGGATCAAGTGGACTTTTCGGGAAGCCTATGACAAACTTTGGAACACCTGCTACTACAACTACGAATAACTTTGCTTTCAATTCTACTCCAAACACAAATTTATTTGGTAGTAACACTCAGAACAAACCATTCGGTA CAGCGCCAACCCCACTTTTTGCAACCAGCAATACTAACCAAACTGCTGGTGCAGGTTTTGGTGGCATTAATACGGCACAGAACACCAGTTTTGGATCCACTTTTGGCTCGACTCAACCAAACCAG AGTATTGGTTTGTTTAATCAAAACAAATCGGCTTTCAACGTACCAGCTACATCGTCCAGCACAGGATTCACCGCCTTCGGTCCACCCGCCAGTAATACGGGTACCTCCTTGTTCGGTACTAAGCCCGCTGGAACAACAGGGTTTGGAACGACACCTACTTTCGGTTCGACTACGACGTCCACTTTCGGGAATGCGACAGGTTTCACTGGTGGTCAAAATCCTGGTTCTTCGTTATTTAACACACCTTTTAAACCTGCAGGACAAACAACTGGGTTCTCTTTTGGTACTACTACTGCACCCACCACTGGACTtg gCACAAATACAGGATTGCCATTAGGTGGTGGTAATACATTGTTTGGACAACAAAAGCCAGGAGGTTTATTCGGAAATACTGGAAGCAATACAACCTTTAATTCGTCGACATCTTTTGGATCTTCGACGTTCGGAACTGGCTTGAACGTTGGAAGTGGCATTGGAATGGGTTTAGTCGGCACCGG aaccgcaaataatcaagTAAAGAGTTCTGGAACTGTACCTGTGCATCAACAAATTTTAGCTTTAGTATCAGCACCATTCGGCGATTCGCCGTTACTAAAGAACCTTCTACCG GCTTCTGGCAAAACGGAAGAATTATTAAAGCCCGCAAATACACCTTCTAAAATAATAAACGGTGCGCAATACAAAGTCACAGCAGATaataaatctccaaaaatcAAAGCTAAAGTGGTTACACCTGCCCAGTTATCAAAG AAGTCAATGTTCGAAGGCCTCGAGGATGAAGATCCGCTCTCCGAAGCGTTCCAGCCCCGTCCGAACGCGAAGCGCTTAGTGTTACGTCCAAAATCGATATCAAATTCCATAGTTTCGTCGTCAACGGAAAACTCACCGACTGGGAAAAGTGTGCAGGCTGGCAGAGCCGAGGAAAAGGACACTTTGTCGAACTCGTACATACAGAACACAACTGTCGAAAGCGTAGATAAAGAAAATCATAATCAGGATAATAACCGGCACTTAGCGAACGATCGGAGGTCCTCTACGTCTTGGTTGAAGACGAGTATTACGCGTAACTCGACGACAAAGAATTCGGACGATGACATATACGAGGGTGAACGCTCACCGTTCTCCGGTCCGAACGTGTCGTCCGAGGGAGTGATAAATAATACCATTACCGAACTGCGACCTTACGCTAACGCTAACCACGGAGATCACTCGTGTGCAGAGATCAACACTTCGGCTGACACTTCTCTGAAGAATACAAGTGCCAACGATAAGAATTGTACGGACAATATATCTCAGATCACCGACTCGAGTCACGAATTGGATGACAGTTCTTTCTCGATCAACCAAACGCCCAACTGGAAAATGAACGCAGCGAACGTAATACTGAAACGCGTGGGCTACTACACCATTCCACCGCTTGACAAATTGGACGATTACGTTCGCGGAGAAACGTGCATTGTACCACATTTCACGGTTGGCCGTACGGGTTATGGAAACGTGTATTTCCCCGACTCGTTTGATATATACGGTCTTAATTTAGACGAGATCGTACATTTTCGACATAAAGAAGTTATCATTTATCCGGACGACGAGAAAAAGCCACCGGTCGGCCAGGGATTGAATCGAAAGGCACAAGTCACTCTGGACCGAGTTTGGCCGCACGATAAATCGCTGCACAAACCGATTACCGATCCTCGTCGATTGAGCGCAATGGATTACGAAGAAAAGCTACGGAGAGTGTCCGCGAAACACGACACTAGATTCCTCGAGTATCGACCTGAAACTGGCTCATGGGTTTTTAag GTGGATCATTTCTCAAAGTATGGTTTAAGCGATTCGGACGAAGACGACAGCAACGGCCCCCCCATAAATGATCCAAAGAGATTGAAGCTATCTAATGCTGCACAAAAAACTGCAAATAAGTTAGAACAATCAAAAGTCCCT AATCAAAACAAGGACGCTGCAGTTAATAACAAAGATGGCGTAGAGTTCTTTATGATCGACGGTGTTCTTTTTGATCGAAAAGCCACCAAACTTTATCGAAATCGATCTCATCGAACAG ATCGCAAACAAGTTGAGGAACAACTACCGGTTAGTCCGACCGGAGATAATGCTCGTATTTTGGGCACTGACAGTCATAAGCTTCAACTGATGAAGGCCAGTTTCTTTGACAGTAGCGACGAAGAAATTAACGAAGTTTATGATCAAG ATTCACATCGTGCCTTATTTCCTCCTGGTTACAAAGGTACTGTGAGAAGTTTCAATGACAGTCTGCAAAAACTAGACGAAACTGAAAAATATGAATTGACTTATAGTCCAACACCTCGATTGAATTTGACAGTGCAGCGCACGCAATCTATGATTTACGACGATGAACCGATAATTTCGAAGACAG GTAGCAAGTTGAAGGACATTACACCCACGAAAACTTCAATGATCTACAGAAAAAGTTTCCCCGATCCACTGATAACTCCGGTAacctcaattttgaaattacgtTCAGAAGTGATCCCATTTTCCAAGTCTATTATACATATGCTCGAAGCTCGATGTATTGCTGGAACTG AGATACAGTTTGGAAGAAAGTTTAAACCAAGTTGGGGACGTGGCTTGACGTTGCTCACACTAAGTACGCAAGAGCAGGCAGTCAAAGTGTTGTTACACAGTCCGTTCAAGGAAATTGGATCTTACGTTGGAGGTCGTGCATTGGAAGATACATCGTCTGCTGCGATAGTTCAACGCATACAGATTTTAGGTGGTAGTGGAACAGACGAAGAGCAGGAGATATTAACAACTGCACTTTCTTCATTCAAGAAAAGTATAGAAGGCCATCTGAAACTGCAGTTGGCGCAACGTCTGATAAATCACGAAGCAGATTGTCCCTTGTTCGTTGTGGACACAAATGTGAACAAAGCGAGTATCGCTTTGCATGAACATTGTAGCTTAGCGGAAGAATTCGCTGATCAAGATCGCAAAGATTGTTTCGCTGCATACGTTGTTAACGTTTGGAAGCTTTGTGTCGCTCTTTGGGGTATTCTACCCGAGTTAAGCACAG AAAACACAGGAGATCACGCTGTCGTGGTAGCACGTAGAGAAGCTATCGGGGAatggttaaaaaattttatacgtAGGTCATTGGAACAGCAGAAAGATACCAACATCACTAACGACGAAAGGATTTTGCTTTTGTTATCCT CTTTCGAATTGGAGGAAGCATGCGAAGCTGCGCGAAAAACAGGCGATCACTGTTTAGCTCTATTAATGGCTCAACTGCGCAGCGGAATGCCCgtaaaagctttaataaagcaCCAAATTGCTTTATGGCAAGATGCGGATGTTGACGAAAATATATCCGTGGACCGATTGAAACTTTACGCACTGATCGCTGGAGAACCACTCGTGTCCAGTAAACATGGTCATATTAACGTTTGCGAGGGTCTCGATTGGAAAAGGGCACTAGCTGCGCATTTATG GTATTTCTCGTCTCCGGTAGCTTCGATAAGAGACGCTCTAGAGCAGTATGAGGAGGCCTTCGACCCAATCAAGAACGAATACCCTTATGCAGCAGCACCTACACCCGAATATAAAGGTGACCATTACGAAATAGAAACAACTAACAACAAACCAATATACGATCTTTGTTTCCatctgttaaaattattttgcaccGGTAATCATGCATTGGGAGAGCTTTTGAATCCGGCTACACATACCGCTGATCCACTGGATTATAGGCTCag CTGGTTGGTGCAGCAGGTGCTGTTAGCTTTAGGTTACTCATATCTGTCGGAACACGTAGCGACTTTGACGCACATCAATTTCGCGACACAATTGGAGGCATATGGTCTCTGGCATTGGGCCATATTCGTGATGTTACACATAAAAGATGCTGGTAAAAGGAAGACTGCAGTAATGAGTTTATTGCAGCGTCATATCGAAATAGATGATATCGATGATTATGTGGAACAAGAAAAGTTTCTAAAGGAAGAGCTGGGTATACCCTCAATATGGATTCACCGAGCCAAAGCTATGAAGAGTTGCTCGGCCAAGAG ATACGGAAAAGCGGCATTTTACTTTATCAAAGCAGAGCAATGGGACACAGCTCATGAAATCATCATCGAGCACCTGGCAGCAGACGCTATAATAAACG aaaattatgaatatttgtGTCACTTGTTACGTCCGTTGACACCTTTGAAACATAGCAGCACTATAAGCAAATGGTCTTGTCAAGGAGAACTACTTTGGGAATACATGGAAATAACGATGGACATTGAATCCCTGTTACGAGGCGTTGATCCTCGCGGAATTAATTGTAAATTAGAATCAGTGAAACAGCGATTGAAGCAACTTTCTTATAACATTAATCACTTCCCGTGCCCAACGGCTAAACACAG ACTCTGTCAAGCGGAAATAGCAAAGAGGACATTACACTTGGCTAGAAGTTTGTTGCAATCGAACGGATGTAAATCTACGTCGATTCTTCAGCTGGTGTCCCATTTGCCATTGCCAGAAGATTATGCCCAGCAGGAGCTTCGTCCCATCGTCAATCTACGcgtatatgaaaatatataa